From a region of the Arachis ipaensis cultivar K30076 chromosome B09, Araip1.1, whole genome shotgun sequence genome:
- the LOC107617926 gene encoding 40S ribosomal protein S8 yields the protein MGISRDSMHKRRATGGKKKVWRKKRKYELGRQPANTKLSSNKTVRRIRVRGGNVKWRALRLDTGNYSWGSEAVTRKTRILDVVYNASNNELVRTQTLVKSAIVQVDAAPFKQWYLQHYGVDIGRKKKTAAAKKDAAEEGETPAEEAKKSNHVQRKIEKRQKDRKLDPHIEEQFGGGRLLACIASRPGQCGRADGYILEGKELEFYMKKIQKKKGKGAA from the exons ATGG GTATTTCCAGGGATTCTATGCACAAGAGGCGCGCCACTGGTGGCAAGAAGAAGGTttggaggaagaagagaaa GTATGAGCTTGGACGCCAGCCAGCCAACACCAAGTTATCGAGCAATAAGACGGTCAGGAGGATTCGTGTTAGAGGTGGCAATGTGAAGTGGAGGGCATTGAGGTTGGATACAGGAAACTATTCGTGGGGTAGTGAAGCTGTGACTCGCAAGACTCGTATTCTTGATGTTGTTTATAATGCCTCAAACAATGAGCTCGTGAGAACTCAGACCCTTGTCAAGAGTGCCATTGTTCAAGTTGATGCTGCTCCATTCAAGCAGTGGTACCTTCAGCATTATGGTGTTGATATTGGTAGGAAGAAGAAAACAGCAGCTGCCAAGAAGGATGCTGCCGAG GAAGGTGAGACCCCGGCCGAGGAAGCCAAGAAAAGCAACCATGTGCAGAGAAAAATCGAGAAACGCCAGAAAGATCGTAAGCTTGATCCCCATATTGAAGAACAGTTTGGTGGTGGGAGATTGCTGGCCTGCATTGCTTCTCGACCTGGTCAATGTGGCAGGGCTGACGG CTATATTTTGGAAGGTAAGGAGCTTGAATTTTATATGAAGAAAATCCAGAAGAAGAAGGGAAAGGGTGCTGCTTAA
- the LOC107617927 gene encoding 40S ribosomal protein S8: MGISRDSMHKRRATGGKKKVWRKKRKYELGRQPANTKLSSNKTVRRIRVRGGNVKWRALRLDTGNYSWGSEAVTRKTRILDVVYNASNNELVRTQTLVKSAIVQVDAAPFKQWYLQHYGVDIGRKKKTAAAKKDAAEEGETPAEEAKKSNHVQRKIEKRQKDRKLDPHIEEQFGGGRLLACIASRPGQCGRADGYILEGKELEFYMKKIQKKKGKGAA; encoded by the exons ATGG GTATTTCCAGGGATTCTATGCACAAGAGGCGCGCCACTGGTGGCAAGAAGAAGGTttggaggaagaagagaaa GTATGAGCTTGGACGCCAACCAGCCAACACTAAGCTATCGAGCAATAAGACGGTCAGGCGGATTCGTGTTAGAGGTGGCAATGTGAAGTGGAGGGCATTGAGGTTGGATACAGGAAACTATTCGTGGGGAAGTGAAGCTGTGACTCGCAAGACTCGTATTCTTGATGTTGTTTACAATGCCTCAAACAATGAGCTCGTGAGAACTCAGACCCTTGTCAAGAGTGCCATTGTTCAGGTTGATGCTGCTCCATTCAAGCAGTGGTACCTTCAGCATTACGGTGTTGATATTGGCAGGAAGAAGAAAACAGCAGCTGCCAAGAAGGATGCTGCTGAG GAAGGTGAGACCCCTGCAGAGGAAGCCAAGAAAAGCAACCATGTGCAAAGAAAAATCGAGAAACGCCAGAAAGATCGCAAACTTGATCCCCATATTGAAGAGCAGTTTGGTGGTGGGAGATTGCTGGCTTGCATTGCTTCTCGACCTGGTCAATGTGGCAGGGCTGACGG CTACATTTTGGAAGGTAAGGAGCTTGAATTTTACATGAAGAAAATCCAGAAAAAGAAGGGAAAGGGTGCTGCTTAG